Sequence from the Methanosarcina siciliae T4/M genome:
CCTGTCTGTTCGGCAGCCAGCCTGTACCTTTCTTCACTCTTTACCAGGTTCTCTTCGGTACGTTTGCGCCCTGTTATATCAAGCATTACTCCTACAAGCCCTTCCACAGTCCCATTCAGGTTCCTGTATACGGCTTTATTAAAAAGAAACTGCCGGATGATCCCGTCAGAGCACATGACTTTTGACTCGTAAACCTGGCTTCCTCCTCTCTGGAGGAGCTGTCGGTCCACTCTCCTGAAGGCGTTTCCAGGTTCAGGGTGAATCCCTTCGGAAATTTCGTCCGTAGAGCGTCCCGTTACATTTTCTTTTGAGCTCCCGAGAATCATCCTGGCAAAGAGCTCGTTACAGCCGCGGTAGACCCTTTCTTTGTCCGTATAAAAGACGGGGGCAGGAATGGCATCAAGCAGCATTTCAAGAAAATGTATCTTATCCCGAAGGGTGCCTTCTATCCTATCTCGTTCAATATTTAACAAAATCAGGAATGCAACGGCATTCAAAAAATAAGCCTCTTCTTTTGTAAATTTCTCTTTTTTTGTGCTGTGGACTGCCAGCACTCCATAGGGCTTTTCAACAGTTCCGATCAAGACGCTTATTCCGGCCCTGATTCCCTGATATCCTTTGAGTCCCATTCCTTCAATGGAGCCCTTTTTGTTTAACTCGTCTATCAGGAGAGGATTTTTCGATAGCACCGTGTACCCGGCAGTCGATGCCGCATCTTTTTTAATAACTCTGCCTATATCTTCAATCTTCCATCCAATTCCGGTTTCGAACAGAAAGTCATCATCAGGCAAAAGTTTCAAAATCTTGCAGTATTCTACGTCGAGTGTAGCAGCAATAACAATTAAGGATTTGTCCATCAGGGTTCTCAGGCTTGGGGTTTTGAGGGCGAGTTCGGCAATCCGGACAAGGGATTCGTGATATCTGTCTATGGAATACAGTTTTTTTTCAGCCTTTTTAGAAGAAGTGACATCCAGGGCCTGGAGAGTTATATATTTTCCGTCCGAGGAAGGAATGAAAGTGGCTGAATATGTTTTTTCGCCTGCTTCAAGTTCCATGAATCGCGGCTTCTTCTTTAGAGCTACTTTCCAAACGGTTTCCCGTATTTTTTCGGAAATTTTTTCTCCGACCCCACTTCCCCATGCTTCAAGCAATAATTTTCCTGCTCTGTTGGCGTAGAGAATGACTCCCTCTTTTTCTATCCTCAGAACAGGGCTGGGGTTGTTTAAAAGAAATTCTTCCATCCAGTTTTCTTCGGATTCGCATTTGCTCTGAATAACGTTAATGTTATAACCCCCCGCCTTTAAGTGCCTGGACTTAAGCGCCCTGTCTTAAATGATTACTCTGCTCTTTCTCATCCCATTCCCAATATTTTGAGTTTGCTGTCTAAAGTTCCGGGTTGGCAGAGTTCATTTTTATGAAATCCCTTCCGATAATCACATGTATGATAAGGTTATTGACATATTAATATTTTGGAAATATTTTTAAAGAAAATTAGATAAGTTGATGTGATGTCTGATGCCATTATCAATTTTTTCTGAACATGAGTATATAAAAGACACGTTGTTAGGAGTATGAAGACATGCCAGCAACTGCAACCAGTCATCAAAAAAGTTTACGAATGTACTGACCATCACGTAAAAACATAAATCCACCACATGAAAATAATAAATATTACTTCGCTTTTTGTTTAAGCGGATTTCTTTTACGGAGGATCGTAAACTTATGGAGGACTTTAACCAGCTCAAAAGGAAACTCGATGCAATGAGTGTACCGGAACTTTACGAGTATGCAAGAGAAAAATATCCCGAAAACGAGGCCCTTGCACTCGGGTCAAAAAAGATAGTTATCAGGAAAATCCTGAACTTCGAAAGAAACCGGCTGAATGAACTGGAAATGGCCTATCGGTGACGCTTATACTCACATATCCCCATTCTATTAAACGTCCTGCGCCTTTGAAAATCACATTTAAAATGAAGACATAATGCAGCTATTGGTGTTGCACGGGCCAGAGACCCTATTGTTTTCATCGGAAGGTTAGTCCACCTGAGTGAAACATTCGTATTACACTGGACATCATTCCCTTAAAAAAGGGTCTTTAGAAATGTTCCGAAGGCTTTCATGAGCCTGAGGGAGTTTCCTGAAAATATCAGTTTCCTCATAAGAACAGAGGGGTGATCCATGTCCCCGTACTCCGTGATCGTATTTAGAATGGAGGGGGTGTTTAACGAGCCTATGAGTTCGTTCAACTGGTTGTCTTCCAGCTTTCCCATGTAATCATGGATTTTCATGCCTATTTCGAGCTCTCTTGCCAGGCCCTTCCGCCAGAGCCGGTCGTATTCCGAGAGCCTGCGGGCAGAGTTGTCTCCCTCAAGGGCTGCTTCAGCTGCAATTTTTCCGGCAATTTTTGCTGCGAAAGCCCCGGTATATACGCCGCCTCCGGACGTTGGTTTAGCCTGCCCGGCGGCATCTCCTGCAAGCAGGATGCCATCAGAAAAGGTTCTTCCCTGAGGGCCGACGGGAATCCCTCCCAAAACAAAATCCAACATGCCTCCTGAGTACCTTGCTTTTATGTGAGGGTTTGAACACAGGAGTTTTTCAAGATAGAAAAGCGGAGAGTTTTCTCCAGGCCCGCTTTTGCAGGCGAGTACAGGATCAAGCGCAAGCCCTATTCGTGAGACTTTTTCGTTAAGAGGTACGGTCCAGGCAAATAGCCCGGGGGCCGAAGAGCCCGGGAACAGTTCAACAAAGTCGCTGTCATCCGAGGCATAGGGAGCTTCGATCTGAATGCCGGGGAGTATGCGCGCAGGTTTTCCAAGTCCTGCATAACTGGCTATCCGGCTTTTTACCCCGTCTGTCCCGATAACTACGGATGTGGATATGGTTTCGGGCTTTCCGTTACTGAGTAATTTGAGCTTTACAGGGTAGTTCTTTCTGTTTTCGTTTCCACTCCCATTTCCTTTCACCCCGGCCCCTGTATCTGAGTTCTCTTTTTCGAGTCCTACAGCCCTTGTTTTCAGGGAGAGCTCGACTCCTTCTTCCACAGCCATTATTGCAAGATTGCGGTCAAAGTTTTTCCGGGAAACAACGTACGCCTTTGTCTTCTTTCCATCAATCGGAAGGCACTGCCCGTCAGGGGCGTGCACAAAAGCCCCGCGCACGGAATTGAACGTGAATTCGTCCGAGGGCCTGAGTTCGCACTCTTCCACGGCTCTTGTGCTCAGAAGTCCTGTACAGCCGACAGGAGAACCTATAGAGGAGTGTTCTTCAAGCAGGAGGACCTTTGCCCCATTCATTGCTGCATAGCGGGCGGCGGTGGAGCCCACAGGGCCGGCTCCTACCACAACAACGTCGTACTTCATGGCTTATCACATTCGAATAAGAGGTTTACCTTTGCAGGAATTTTTATGTCTTCTCAGGAAGTTTAATATATTTGTGATTCATATACCGGACTTAAATAACAATAAAAATATAAGATTTTAGTCATATTACACCGTTTTAGTCATGTCAATGAGATTCAAGTTCTTTTAAATGAAATTTTGAAAGTAATATATTTTTTTCTTATATCGGATTTCCTTTCTTTCAAAATATTAATATATCGATAAACGCATCCTTGCTGAAAACTTAACGATATAATACTTAACCATTTCTTCGAATCACCGGTCAGGGCTTCCATGCAGCAGAAAAAAGAAAGATACCAGAATTCCACTTCACAAAACCAAAAAAGAAACGGTTCTAACAGAAAAGGGCAGCATTCCAGGGAAAAAAGGACAGAACACAAGACCCGGGATTTTAAAGAAAAACGGAGTTTTAAAGAAAAATCCTCTCCGCGTTTTGAGTATGAAGATGACTATATTTTCTGGTGCAGGAAATGCAACCTGCCTCTTATAGGAGAAAAGTGCGGGCTCTGTGGCGGAAAAGGTGAGATAGTATACCTTGCCCAGCCGGCAGACGTCAGGTTCTGTTCTCCTTACGAGCGCGAAGTCCTGGCAGATCAGTTAATTTCAGCCTTCGGCTGCGATCCTCTGGGAAACCGGCTTGTGCTCCTTAACAAAATCCCCGGAGAAGACAAAACCGATGAGGTTCTTGTAGATGGTTTCATCTTCGGAGTGTTACGCTTTGAACTTTCAAAGATGGACTACAGCTTTGAACCTTCCCTTCAGGGGGCAAAGATCCTCCTCAAGTTGGCTGAAGGCAGAAAAGTCGAGCTCAAGAAAACAAACCGGCATCTTAACGGGAAAAATGTGGAATCCGGGCTTATAGAATCTTTTGCAGGAAACATTAAAGCAGGGAATTTTGTCCTCGTGACTGCAGGCAACCTGAGCGGATACGGAGTTTCTTACATTGGCGGCGTGGATTTTGCAGCCCTGAACCCGGAAAAACCCGAAACCGGCACAAAAGTCCTCAGGGTCAGAAAGGTTGACAAAAGTGAAGTCTCCCTGCATCCCGAAACCCCGGATTTGAGGGCATGCATAGAAGCGAACAAAAAACACCTGCAGGTCCTGGGAAAAAATGCCATCAATACCATCCGGGGGATTGTTTCCAGAAATGAGTACCGGGATCTGCCTGTGTATGTATCTTTCAGCGGGGGAAAAGACAGTCTTGTGGTGCTCGACCTTACAGGGGCTGCCCTCAAGCAGAGGGAGTTTAAGGCTTTTTTCCTGAATACGGGAATCGAATTTCCGGAAACTGTGGAGTTTGCCCGGGACTTATGCCGCGAAATGAAGGTCCCGCTTGAAGAAATGAGTTCAGGCTCCGCTTTCTGGGACCAGGTGGAAAAATTCGGGCCTCCTGCAAAGGACTTCCGCTGGTGCTGCAAGGTCTGCAAGCTTGCTTCGGCAGGAGACCTGAAAACGGGAAAAGACGCATGTGCCCTGCCCGAAGAGAAGGGAGGGCAGAAGCAAGGGAACAAAATTGCCTACCTGACAATAGATGGGAAACGAAAGCATGAGTCCTTTTCCAGGGCAAGGATTGCGGCAAGTGAGACAAACCCCTTTGTGCCTGCGCAGCTCAACATTTTTCCCATCCGGGACTGGAGAGCACTTGAAGTCTGGATCTACATCCACTGGAGGGGGCTTTCCTACAATCCCCTTTACGACCAGGGCTTTGAAAGGGTTGGCTGCTGGCTCTGTCCTTCCGCCCTTGCTGCCGAATATGCGCGGGTAAAAGTGCTGCACCCCGAGATGCATGACCGGTGGAACGCCTTCCTGCTCGAGTGGACGAAAAATCGCGGGCTTTCGGAAAAGTTTGTGGAACACGGGTTCTGGCGCTGGAAGGAGCTGCCCCCGAAAATGTTGAGGCTTGCAGAGGAGCTTGGAATTTCGGTTCTTGCAGAAGAAAGAGCCGAAGCCTTTGAAATTGAGGTTGTGGGAGGAATTTCCCCCTGCAAAGCAGGAGGCTTTTCTGTTGAGGCAGGAGTTAAGGGGATCAGGGAAAAAGAAGCTGCGGAATTCATCAACGTGCTGGGAAAAGCTGTTTATGCGGAAGAGCTGGGCATGCTGTTTGTCAGAACCAAAAACGGGACCGTGAAGTATTTCTCAAATGGAAACCTGCTCGTAAGCTCGGAAACAAAGGAAAAAGCAGTCAGCCTTTTTAAAGAGACTGCAAAACAGTTCGTAAGGCTTTCCCGCTGTACAGGTTGCGGAATCTGTGAAAAAGCCTGTCCGGTCGGTGCGATCAAAATTAAGGACGGAAAGCCTCATGTAAGTGAAACCTGTATTAGGTGTGGAAAATGTACGGAGTCCTGTGTGGTAACCAGGTATTTTGAAAAAATTGTTCCGGGGCTGGATGAAAAACTAAAGGTTTGAATGGTACCGGCCACTTCCTGCGCGGCTTAGACCCTCGTTTTTAAGCTATCGATAAGCAATCTTCAACCTGGATGGAAAAATGAAGTATCAAAAACCAGCGGATTACTGTCGGGCAAACACCAGTAGCGACTATTTAAAAACAGATGTGACCAAAATTAAACCTTTATATCTAAATTTGTGATTATATTTAGAATTCAATGAAATTTTTAAATAGTTCCTAATTATATTTCCATATTATAGTTGAAATCTTACCCTGCCTTTTCAGGTAAAACATCCGGGAACTTCCCGACAATACCTGATTATCCTGTTATTCACCCGATAAGGCTCTCAACAAACTGACTAAACTTTAAGATAATGAATCGACTCTGTTTGAATCAGATTACGTTTGACTCTGTTTGAATCAGATTACGTTTGACTCTGTTTGAATCAGATTACGTTTAGATCTAACTTTGAGTTAAACAATGTTAACAGCCAGAATCATTTGATATTTTTGTTTCTGGTTTCTGAATTTGATTACCTGTGCTTCCAAGCAACTGATTGAATTAGAAGCTTAATTACTAACCTGAATTACCAGCTTGAATCATTAATTAACTTGACTGACTGAGTTACTAAATTATATTGCTAAATTGAATTGCTAAATTGAATTGCTAAATTAAATTGCTAAATTAAATTGTAAATTGAATACCAGTTAGAATTACTATCATCTATTTATCATAACGGAACTGAAGAATGAGATTTAATTACCCACCTGACGGAGTAAGCCAGCTCATTGAGAGCCGCTGGAAAATCGGCGTAGCCCTTGCAGTAGCTGTGCTTCTGTTCTTTGCTTTCCTGATCCTGCTGCCCCTTGCAGACGGAATCGTACTTGGAATAGTCTTTGCTTATATTGCAAGACCTGTCCAGGTGAAGTTTGGAAAGTACAGGAAAATCGGAGCCATGATAGCCAGTCTTTTTATTTTCATTCCCATAGTATTCATTGTAGGAGCCGGAGTTGTTGAGATCCTAAACCAGATCTCCTGGATTATTGAAAACCAAACTTCGGTCATGAGTGGAATTTTAGATTTTATACACGGGCTGGAAATTCCGACTACTTACGTTGATAGGATAAATAATGCTATCTGGAACCTTTTTACCTCTCTGCTCCCTGCTGTCGGGAGCGTGGGGTTGATCTCATATGCCCGGAGCATAGGCCTTTTTGTTATTAATTTCATAGTTTCGATTTTTTTCTGTTATTTCCTGCTTGCCGACGGGGACAGGCTTTACTGTGCTTTTATTGGCATTATACCTTCAGATTACCAGAGCATTGCGAACCGTTATGCTGCTCATCTGGACATGATCCTGAAGGGGGTCTTCATAGGCAACGCCTACTCTGCCCTCATAGTAAGCGTGACTTCGGTATTCGTTTTTCATGCTTTCGGATTTCCCCATGTTCTGGCACTTGCAACCCTTATCTTCATAGCATCGGTTATTCCCCTTTTTGCAGGGTATATGGTGCTCGTGCCCATGGCTTTGATCCGTTATTTCGAACAGGGGTCTCAAAGCGCAGCACTTTTTTTTGTGGTCTCATCCCTTGTAATTTACGGACCTCCCGAACTGATCCTCAGGCCTTTCCTTACCAGCCTGAAGTCAAAGATCCACCCGATGCTACTCATGCTCGCCTTCCTGGGAGGAGCTTTTGTAGGAGGTGTTGCAGGTTTTTTTGCGGCTCCCATCCTGCTGGGAGCTCTCGTTGCGGCATACAGGGTTTATCAGGAACAGGTCCATCCAGAACTGGTAGCGCAAGCTGACGTATACCTCAAAGATCCGGCAAAAGCCTGCAGGACTGACGAGAAAAATAGCTTTCAATGAGGCGAAAGGGATTGCTTTATATCATTGCAGGATGTTAGGACTGTCATATATTCTTCCTTACATCCTTTAATCAGGATCTACTGACGGGTACAGGCCTCAAACAGTCCTTAAATCAGGTCAAGTATTAAGTCATAATACAAGGTCATAGCCATAATACCGGACCCTGATACTGTTTGATCTGTTTGATTAAGAACCGAAGTGAATTCGGAACCCATATCTGGTTTAGAAAACACAGGTGATAGAATGCAGTTATTGCTCATTCACTCTGATTACATTGAATACGAAACCAAAAAACAAACACCAGTTGCTGAAAAAATAGAAGATTCCTTAAAGTCGGGCAGGCTAGAAGAAGCCCTCACCGTTTTTACGGCTGTAGAAAGCGTGGACGAAGCCAATCCGGAAGAAGCCATAGAAAAAGCCGCTTCCGAAATTGAGAAGGTTGCAGCCCAGGTCAAAACAAACCGCATAATGCTTTATCCTTACGCTCACCTGAGTTCTGACCTCTCCTCTCCGAAAATTGCGGTGCAGGTTTTAAAAGGCATTGAAACCGCTCTTTCTGGAAAATACGAAGTCAAGAGGTCTCCTTTTGGCTGGTACAAGGCTTTTACCGTAAGCTGCAAGGGTCATCCTCTTTCCGAACTTTCCCGGAGCATCCGCCCCGAAGGTACGACAAAAGCGGCAGCAAAACCCGAAGCATCCGGAGAAAAAGAAGAAGTCGTTTCCGAAGCCCTGAAGGCCGAAGGTACTGCCAGGTCTTACTGGCGCATCCTTACTCCGGAAGGGGAACTCCATGAAATCGAAAACTTTGACCTCACCCCCTATCCCAAACTCCAGCAGTTTGTAAATTATGAAATCTCCAAGAGCAGGGCGGTTGAGCGGGCTCCTCCTCACGTTGAACTCATGCGGAGGCTTGAGCTTGCAGACTACGAGCCAGGGTCGGACTCAGGGAATATGCGCTATTACCCCAAGGGAAGGCTTGTAAAGTCCCTCCTTGAAAACTACGTGCTTGATGTCGCAACCGATTTCGGGGCAATGGAAGTCGAAACTCCCCTGATGTACGACATGAACCATCCGACCCTCAAGAAATACCTTGACAGGTTCCCTGCAAGACAGTACTCTATCGAATCGGACAAAAGGCAGATGTTCCTGCGCTTTGCAGCCTGTTTCGGGCAGTTCCTTATGAACCACGACATGACGATCTCCTACAAGAACCTGCCTCTCAGGATGATCGAAATGACCCGCTACAGTTTCAGAAAAGAACAGCGCGGGGAACTCGTGGGCCTAAGGAGGCTCAGGGCCTTTACCATGCCGGATATGCACACCCTTTGCGAGGACATGGACCAGGCTGTAAGCCAGTTCAAGGAACAGTACGACCTCTGCATCGATGTGCTTGAAAACATAGGAATCCATATCAATGATTATGAGGTTGCCATCCGTTTCACCAGGGACTTCTACGAGTCGAATAAAGAGCTTGTAGTAAACATGGCAAAAACCGTAAACAAGCCCGTGCTTGTGGAGATGTGGGACACCCGTTTCTTCTACTTCGTGCTCAAATTCGAGTTTAACTTCGTAGACGCCCTTGCCAAGGCAAGCGCCCTCTCTACGGTCCAGATCGATGTGGAAAATGCCGAAAGGTATGATATCTCTTATGTGAACGCTGACGGCAAACTGGAAAGACCTACCGTTCTCCACTGCTCCCCGAGCGGGGCAATC
This genomic interval carries:
- a CDS encoding geranylgeranyl reductase family protein, translating into MKYDVVVVGAGPVGSTAARYAAMNGAKVLLLEEHSSIGSPVGCTGLLSTRAVEECELRPSDEFTFNSVRGAFVHAPDGQCLPIDGKKTKAYVVSRKNFDRNLAIMAVEEGVELSLKTRAVGLEKENSDTGAGVKGNGSGNENRKNYPVKLKLLSNGKPETISTSVVIGTDGVKSRIASYAGLGKPARILPGIQIEAPYASDDSDFVELFPGSSAPGLFAWTVPLNEKVSRIGLALDPVLACKSGPGENSPLFYLEKLLCSNPHIKARYSGGMLDFVLGGIPVGPQGRTFSDGILLAGDAAGQAKPTSGGGVYTGAFAAKIAGKIAAEAALEGDNSARRLSEYDRLWRKGLARELEIGMKIHDYMGKLEDNQLNELIGSLNTPSILNTITEYGDMDHPSVLMRKLIFSGNSLRLMKAFGTFLKTLF
- a CDS encoding phosphoadenosine phosphosulfate reductase domain-containing protein yields the protein MQQKKERYQNSTSQNQKRNGSNRKGQHSREKRTEHKTRDFKEKRSFKEKSSPRFEYEDDYIFWCRKCNLPLIGEKCGLCGGKGEIVYLAQPADVRFCSPYEREVLADQLISAFGCDPLGNRLVLLNKIPGEDKTDEVLVDGFIFGVLRFELSKMDYSFEPSLQGAKILLKLAEGRKVELKKTNRHLNGKNVESGLIESFAGNIKAGNFVLVTAGNLSGYGVSYIGGVDFAALNPEKPETGTKVLRVRKVDKSEVSLHPETPDLRACIEANKKHLQVLGKNAINTIRGIVSRNEYRDLPVYVSFSGGKDSLVVLDLTGAALKQREFKAFFLNTGIEFPETVEFARDLCREMKVPLEEMSSGSAFWDQVEKFGPPAKDFRWCCKVCKLASAGDLKTGKDACALPEEKGGQKQGNKIAYLTIDGKRKHESFSRARIAASETNPFVPAQLNIFPIRDWRALEVWIYIHWRGLSYNPLYDQGFERVGCWLCPSALAAEYARVKVLHPEMHDRWNAFLLEWTKNRGLSEKFVEHGFWRWKELPPKMLRLAEELGISVLAEERAEAFEIEVVGGISPCKAGGFSVEAGVKGIREKEAAEFINVLGKAVYAEELGMLFVRTKNGTVKYFSNGNLLVSSETKEKAVSLFKETAKQFVRLSRCTGCGICEKACPVGAIKIKDGKPHVSETCIRCGKCTESCVVTRYFEKIVPGLDEKLKV
- a CDS encoding AI-2E family transporter, coding for MRFNYPPDGVSQLIESRWKIGVALAVAVLLFFAFLILLPLADGIVLGIVFAYIARPVQVKFGKYRKIGAMIASLFIFIPIVFIVGAGVVEILNQISWIIENQTSVMSGILDFIHGLEIPTTYVDRINNAIWNLFTSLLPAVGSVGLISYARSIGLFVINFIVSIFFCYFLLADGDRLYCAFIGIIPSDYQSIANRYAAHLDMILKGVFIGNAYSALIVSVTSVFVFHAFGFPHVLALATLIFIASVIPLFAGYMVLVPMALIRYFEQGSQSAALFFVVSSLVIYGPPELILRPFLTSLKSKIHPMLLMLAFLGGAFVGGVAGFFAAPILLGALVAAYRVYQEQVHPELVAQADVYLKDPAKACRTDEKNSFQ
- a CDS encoding threonine--tRNA ligase translates to MQLLLIHSDYIEYETKKQTPVAEKIEDSLKSGRLEEALTVFTAVESVDEANPEEAIEKAASEIEKVAAQVKTNRIMLYPYAHLSSDLSSPKIAVQVLKGIETALSGKYEVKRSPFGWYKAFTVSCKGHPLSELSRSIRPEGTTKAAAKPEASGEKEEVVSEALKAEGTARSYWRILTPEGELHEIENFDLTPYPKLQQFVNYEISKSRAVERAPPHVELMRRLELADYEPGSDSGNMRYYPKGRLVKSLLENYVLDVATDFGAMEVETPLMYDMNHPTLKKYLDRFPARQYSIESDKRQMFLRFAACFGQFLMNHDMTISYKNLPLRMIEMTRYSFRKEQRGELVGLRRLRAFTMPDMHTLCEDMDQAVSQFKEQYDLCIDVLENIGIHINDYEVAIRFTRDFYESNKELVVNMAKTVNKPVLVEMWDTRFFYFVLKFEFNFVDALAKASALSTVQIDVENAERYDISYVNADGKLERPTVLHCSPSGAIERCIYALLEKAAMETEEGKVPMLPVWLSPTQVRIVPISEKHITFAEEVSQKLDCRVDIDDRDLSIGKKVREAGREWVPYVVVIGDKEIEEGTINVTVRAESEQNKPLKVQITPEELNTRVRGEIAGKPYRKLPLAKYLSARPKFF